Proteins from a genomic interval of Chitinophagales bacterium:
- a CDS encoding CHAT domain-containing tetratricopeptide repeat protein, with translation MADNSLQIAEQQLQEAINLNKTALYQQAIDLLERAVLVFEKLEQWEYYLQTINEIGKNYNDLEQPSKAIEALNTALNIANKHALSNNIHLVSTYNIMGGAYSLQREYESELLAYQRAVEIALKEENISKKNALALTYTNLGAYYDERGKHAIALDFHRKALQTYLESNERKEENMATCYNNLGACYTNLGDYAQALPHFQKTLQSWLKSLPEQHPHLLYTYNNIASCHYFRNDFETAIPNFQKALEIAHHNFGESHALVAAISINVGNCYNSLQQFDHALKYYHRTTQIHKHLYDENERPPVFVFENYISLAKCFFAQEMFEKAFHYFEDALKGYQTIFGEQHPKLAEIFNPLANAFLQKGEETQAIRYFHQSLNVLIPAFQTTDIYQYPTVNQVPFSKILLFALNRKSRSFYQLYQKKPSAKNLQAAFEGYCTLTQFLEVKRQQYKALDSKLDLGEQLVNIYEKAIEVAAEISKSQLNTTSNQALQTAFHFTEKAKAVLLMAELQEADALSNIPENIRTQEEKLKKNLLEWEKKIEESKAKKEEENLLELKDKHFDTQQQYLQFIEQLERNYPDYYQLKYETKTTDIAALQQYLQSFEGEEKGVSTSSKIVLSYYVGEESVFIFEVTAKDYQVHQIAKPNHFEALVTDFLDAINAVDIDDFVETATELYAILLQPLQLEKYAIEGEDAPQLIILRHGILNYLPFDALLLLSENEDIADDFTELPYLIRVFQISYHYSATLLLHQAAKRAKNIFLEDSFLGIAPVSFNGKKQANVALASRSGKTQVLRSNRAGEEALQNLPNTENEVKAVFELFESRQLEAKIFLYASASKENLFLEAPKHKYILISTHGLTNDENAKLSGIYLAKTQTGAPNEVLQNDYLLYTSETYHLRLQADLVILSSCSSGVGKLYSAEGMMALQRGFLYAGANNIIFTQFDIPDESSSALVKRLFFYILEGNNYAAALRKAKMELLVSDAYTPQDWAGFLLIGE, from the coding sequence ATGGCGGATAATTCTCTTCAAATTGCTGAACAACAACTACAAGAGGCCATCAACCTCAACAAAACTGCTCTTTACCAACAAGCCATCGACCTGTTGGAAAGAGCAGTTTTGGTTTTCGAAAAACTGGAGCAATGGGAATATTACCTCCAAACAATCAATGAAATAGGCAAAAACTACAACGACCTCGAACAACCTTCAAAGGCAATAGAAGCCTTGAATACCGCTCTAAACATTGCCAACAAACACGCACTTTCCAACAACATTCACTTGGTTTCTACCTACAATATTATGGGGGGGGCCTATAGCCTACAAAGGGAATACGAATCAGAATTGCTTGCCTATCAGCGAGCCGTAGAAATTGCGTTGAAGGAAGAAAATATCTCCAAAAAAAATGCTTTGGCATTGACTTACACCAATTTAGGAGCGTATTACGACGAAAGAGGAAAACATGCAATAGCACTTGATTTTCACCGAAAAGCCCTGCAAACCTACCTTGAATCGAATGAAAGAAAAGAGGAAAACATGGCTACTTGCTACAACAATTTGGGCGCATGTTACACCAATTTGGGGGATTATGCACAAGCCTTGCCACACTTCCAAAAAACACTGCAAAGCTGGCTGAAATCCTTACCCGAACAGCATCCGCATCTCCTCTATACCTACAACAACATAGCAAGTTGTCACTACTTCAGAAATGATTTTGAAACGGCAATTCCTAACTTTCAAAAAGCTTTGGAGATTGCCCACCACAATTTTGGAGAAAGCCATGCCCTCGTTGCAGCTATTTCCATCAATGTAGGCAACTGCTACAATTCGCTTCAACAATTTGACCATGCCCTCAAATACTACCACCGCACGACCCAGATTCACAAGCACTTGTATGATGAAAATGAAAGACCTCCTGTCTTTGTTTTTGAAAATTACATCAGTCTTGCCAAGTGTTTTTTTGCCCAAGAAATGTTTGAAAAAGCTTTCCACTATTTTGAAGACGCATTGAAGGGCTACCAAACCATTTTTGGAGAACAACATCCAAAACTTGCCGAAATTTTCAATCCACTCGCCAATGCTTTTTTGCAGAAAGGAGAAGAAACACAAGCCATTCGGTACTTTCACCAAAGCCTCAATGTTTTGATTCCTGCATTTCAGACCACAGATATTTATCAATATCCAACGGTCAACCAAGTTCCATTTTCCAAAATCCTTTTGTTTGCACTCAACCGAAAGTCTCGGTCTTTCTATCAATTGTATCAAAAAAAACCATCTGCAAAAAATTTGCAAGCTGCCTTTGAAGGATATTGTACTTTGACCCAATTCCTTGAAGTCAAACGCCAACAATACAAAGCCCTTGATTCTAAACTGGATTTGGGCGAACAGTTGGTCAATATCTACGAAAAAGCCATTGAAGTAGCAGCCGAAATATCTAAAAGCCAACTAAATACCACTTCAAATCAAGCCCTACAAACAGCCTTTCATTTCACTGAAAAAGCCAAGGCCGTTTTGTTGATGGCAGAACTGCAAGAGGCGGATGCCTTGTCGAATATTCCAGAAAATATCCGAACACAAGAGGAAAAATTGAAGAAAAACTTGTTGGAGTGGGAGAAAAAAATTGAAGAAAGCAAAGCGAAAAAGGAGGAGGAGAATCTGTTAGAATTGAAGGACAAACACTTTGATACTCAACAACAATACCTGCAATTCATTGAGCAATTGGAGCGAAATTATCCCGATTATTACCAATTGAAGTATGAAACAAAAACAACTGACATTGCAGCTTTGCAGCAGTATCTTCAAAGTTTTGAAGGAGAAGAAAAAGGCGTTTCTACTTCTTCAAAAATCGTACTTTCCTACTATGTGGGGGAGGAATCTGTATTCATTTTTGAAGTGACTGCAAAGGATTATCAAGTTCATCAAATCGCCAAACCCAATCATTTTGAAGCTTTGGTGACAGATTTTTTGGATGCCATCAATGCGGTGGACATAGACGATTTTGTAGAAACGGCAACAGAATTGTATGCCATTTTATTACAGCCGCTTCAATTGGAGAAATATGCCATTGAAGGGGAAGATGCACCGCAATTGATCATTTTGAGGCATGGCATTTTGAATTATTTGCCTTTTGATGCCCTGCTATTATTGTCAGAAAATGAGGATATTGCAGATGATTTCACCGAATTACCCTATTTGATTCGTGTTTTTCAAATCAGCTACCATTATTCCGCCACACTCTTGCTGCATCAAGCTGCAAAAAGAGCAAAAAACATTTTTTTGGAGGATTCTTTTTTGGGCATTGCGCCTGTTTCCTTCAATGGCAAAAAGCAGGCAAATGTGGCATTGGCAAGTCGAAGTGGGAAAACGCAGGTTTTGCGGTCGAATCGGGCGGGGGAAGAAGCATTGCAGAATTTGCCGAATACAGAGAATGAGGTGAAAGCGGTATTTGAGCTTTTTGAAAGTCGGCAATTGGAGGCTAAAATCTTTTTGTATGCTTCTGCTTCAAAGGAAAATTTGTTTTTGGAAGCTCCCAAACACAAGTACATTTTGATTTCAACGCACGGTTTGACCAACGATGAAAATGCGAAATTATCGGGAATTTATTTGGCGAAAACCCAAACGGGTGCACCGAATGAGGTGCTTCAAAACGACTATTTGCTCTATACTTCCGAAACGTATCACCTTCGCCTCCAAGCAGATTTGGTGATTTTGAGCAGTTGCAGCAGCGGAGTAGGGAAACTGTACAGTGCCGAAGGAATGATGGCTTTGCAGCGGGGATTTTTGTATGCTGGAGCGAACAACATTATTTTCACCCAATTCGACATTCCTGACGAATCAAGCAGTGCTTTGGTCAAAAGGTTGTTTTTCTATATTTTGGAGGGCAACAACTATGCTGCCGCCCTTCGGAAAGCCAAAATGGAATTATTGGTTTCGGATGCTTACACGCCGCAAGATTGGGCGGGTTTTTTGTTGATTGGCGAGTGA
- a CDS encoding pseudouridine synthase: protein MQKKFNKFRNDKPKPRRGEEENENPKAKTKRRIIVRKKKPPTLDIENPTTVEMKKTGVRLNKYLANSGIAARRKADELIKEGWVTVNGEVITEMGYRIQEGDRVQFKGKKVEPQDKTYILLNKPKDMITTTNDPQGRKTVMDLVQGVDVERLYPVGRLDRNTVGLLLLTNDGSLAQHLSHPKSEVRKIYHVFLETALSKNHLTQMLAGITLEDGEIKVDGASYMSDNKKEIGVQIHSGRNRIVRRIFEHFGYKITKLDRVIYGGLTKKNLPRGKWRFLTAKEVIMLKHFKG, encoded by the coding sequence ATGCAAAAGAAATTCAATAAATTCAGAAACGACAAACCCAAACCTCGCAGAGGAGAGGAGGAAAACGAAAATCCAAAAGCAAAAACCAAAAGGAGGATCATTGTCCGCAAGAAAAAACCACCGACCTTGGATATAGAAAATCCAACTACCGTGGAAATGAAAAAAACGGGCGTGCGTCTCAACAAATACTTGGCAAATTCAGGTATAGCAGCTCGCCGAAAGGCAGACGAACTCATCAAAGAAGGCTGGGTGACGGTCAATGGCGAAGTCATTACCGAAATGGGCTACCGCATACAAGAAGGCGACAGAGTGCAGTTCAAAGGCAAAAAAGTAGAGCCGCAAGACAAAACTTATATCTTGCTCAACAAGCCTAAGGACATGATTACCACCACAAACGACCCACAAGGCAGAAAGACGGTCATGGATTTAGTTCAAGGAGTAGATGTAGAACGTTTGTATCCCGTAGGTCGTTTGGATAGAAATACCGTCGGTTTATTGCTGCTCACCAACGATGGTTCGCTTGCCCAACACCTGTCGCACCCCAAAAGCGAAGTCCGCAAAATTTACCACGTTTTCCTTGAAACTGCGTTGTCTAAAAACCACCTCACCCAAATGCTGGCAGGCATTACCCTGGAAGATGGCGAAATCAAAGTAGATGGAGCTTCTTATATGAGCGACAACAAAAAGGAGATTGGTGTACAAATTCACAGTGGACGCAATCGAATCGTCAGGCGTATTTTTGAACACTTTGGCTATAAAATTACCAAACTCGATCGGGTGATTTATGGCGGATTGACCAAAAAGAACCTACCTCGTGGCAAATGGCGTTTTTTGACGGCTAAGGAAGTCATTATGTTGAAGCACTTCAAAGGATAA
- the scpB gene encoding SMC-Scp complex subunit ScpB produces the protein MSFQLHVEALIFSAQKAISFKEIHQCLENLWEKSIEAEDILSALAAIGEKYASEDFSFELMELSGGYQFLTKSMFHKTISIFLQQKSKKRLSRAAMETLSVIAYKQPITKVEVEQVRGVNCDYSIQKLLEKELIAIQGRSDLPGRPLIYKTSDNFMDYFGLKSVDDLPQLKDVESEVESEIGERNE, from the coding sequence ATGTCTTTTCAACTTCATGTCGAAGCCCTCATTTTTTCGGCTCAAAAAGCAATCAGCTTCAAAGAAATTCATCAATGTCTTGAAAATCTCTGGGAGAAATCCATTGAAGCAGAAGATATCTTGTCGGCTTTGGCTGCCATTGGTGAAAAATATGCATCTGAAGATTTTTCTTTTGAATTGATGGAATTAAGCGGTGGGTACCAATTTCTTACCAAGTCTATGTTCCACAAAACTATTTCCATTTTCCTTCAACAAAAATCCAAAAAACGTCTTTCTCGTGCTGCAATGGAAACCCTTTCGGTGATTGCCTACAAGCAGCCGATTACCAAAGTGGAAGTAGAGCAGGTGCGTGGTGTGAATTGTGATTACAGTATCCAAAAATTGCTGGAAAAAGAACTGATTGCGATTCAGGGCAGAAGTGATTTGCCGGGCCGCCCATTGATTTACAAAACCAGTGATAACTTTATGGATTATTTTGGATTGAAATCTGTGGATGATTTGCCGCAATTGAAGGATGTGGAAAGCGAGGTGGAAAGTGAGATTGGGGAGCGAAATGAATAG
- a CDS encoding carboxy terminal-processing peptidase — protein MNSVRQYFLLILAFLLLAGFETPDDDQAKKDILLSLVMQNVQRKHYQAPKIDDNFSKNLFAEYLERIDKNKRLFLESDIKTLKRFEDQLDDEIEKNERAFFELSIMVLKKRLEVVGEVMEDILASPFNFEEEDFIELNSNKRIYAKSEKEWRENWRKYLKYETLKQLADLLDDQEDAIEAGNLTVVPKSIEVLETEARNKVLKKQKKWYKQTSNRSSLTWFHYYLQAITNIFDPHTTFMPPKSRQNFETSLRGSLEGIGATLKEKNGKITILGLTPGGPAAKQGQLQSEDAILEVAEKDGEKVNIVGMEMDEAVKLIKGPKGTEVILTVQKPNGQTIDIAIIRDTVVLENGTIKSAILQSETSSQPVGYLKLEKFYIDFKNKNGRSCAKDMKAELEKMNDQHIHKLIIDLRGNGGGSLQEVVDMAGLFIEKGPIVQVKNTNGSIGVHNDKDPAIHYTGELVVLVNGGSASASEIFAAAIQDYQRGLIVGSRTTFGKGSAQVMYPLEPYLPDNQQNLKPLGSVKTTIQKFYRINGGTTQTQGLTPDIVLPDSYSYIEAYGERQKDHVLLVDQVASSKFTPWNHVVKNLEQLQAESANRLANSELFTAMDSYHQYTQEYKKDTNKPLLLTAFRAEKAARKAETETYQDRPDVENFDVACLEVDQLETEADFLLQKKTKDFHKQLKKDFYLYETLQIINSVQTDLGAMNDE, from the coding sequence ATGAATTCAGTCCGCCAATATTTCCTTCTCATACTTGCTTTTTTACTACTTGCAGGTTTTGAAACACCTGATGATGACCAAGCTAAAAAGGACATTTTGTTATCATTGGTTATGCAAAATGTTCAGCGTAAGCATTACCAAGCTCCAAAGATTGATGATAATTTTTCTAAGAACCTGTTTGCAGAGTACCTCGAAAGAATAGATAAAAACAAGCGGTTGTTTTTAGAAAGTGACATCAAAACTCTAAAACGATTTGAAGACCAATTGGATGATGAGATTGAAAAAAATGAGCGAGCTTTTTTTGAGTTGTCTATCATGGTATTGAAGAAGCGATTAGAGGTAGTTGGAGAGGTGATGGAAGACATTTTGGCAAGTCCATTCAACTTTGAAGAAGAAGACTTTATAGAGTTGAATAGCAATAAACGCATCTATGCCAAAAGCGAAAAAGAATGGAGAGAAAACTGGCGCAAATACCTTAAATATGAAACATTGAAGCAGTTGGCCGATTTGTTGGATGACCAAGAAGATGCAATTGAAGCGGGTAATTTAACGGTTGTTCCGAAGAGCATCGAAGTGCTGGAAACTGAAGCAAGGAATAAAGTATTGAAAAAACAGAAAAAATGGTACAAGCAGACCAGTAATCGCAGTTCTCTAACTTGGTTTCACTATTATTTACAAGCGATTACCAATATTTTTGACCCACATACTACATTTATGCCCCCCAAATCTCGCCAAAATTTTGAAACCAGTTTGCGGGGTAGTTTAGAAGGAATTGGAGCAACGCTTAAAGAGAAAAATGGAAAAATCACCATTCTTGGTTTGACCCCAGGCGGCCCCGCTGCTAAACAAGGACAACTGCAATCGGAAGATGCCATCTTGGAAGTAGCGGAGAAGGACGGAGAAAAGGTCAATATTGTCGGAATGGAAATGGATGAAGCGGTCAAACTTATCAAAGGGCCAAAAGGTACAGAAGTGATTTTGACGGTGCAAAAACCAAATGGACAAACAATTGACATTGCAATTATTAGAGACACTGTAGTATTGGAAAATGGCACCATCAAGTCTGCTATTTTGCAGTCGGAAACGTCTTCGCAACCTGTGGGTTATTTGAAGTTGGAAAAATTTTACATTGACTTCAAAAATAAAAACGGACGAAGCTGCGCCAAAGATATGAAGGCAGAATTGGAGAAAATGAACGATCAACACATCCACAAATTGATTATTGACTTGAGAGGAAATGGTGGCGGTTCGCTACAAGAAGTAGTCGACATGGCAGGGTTGTTTATAGAAAAAGGGCCGATTGTTCAAGTCAAAAATACGAATGGAAGCATTGGCGTACACAACGATAAGGATCCTGCTATTCATTATACTGGCGAATTGGTGGTATTGGTGAATGGGGGAAGTGCTTCTGCTTCAGAGATTTTTGCAGCTGCCATTCAAGACTATCAGCGAGGATTGATTGTAGGTAGTCGCACTACCTTTGGAAAAGGCAGCGCACAGGTGATGTATCCCTTGGAGCCTTACCTTCCCGACAACCAACAGAATCTCAAACCTTTGGGGTCGGTCAAAACGACTATCCAAAAATTCTACCGCATCAATGGCGGAACGACTCAGACACAAGGTTTGACACCAGATATCGTGCTTCCCGATAGTTACTCTTATATTGAAGCGTATGGTGAACGTCAAAAAGACCACGTATTATTGGTAGATCAAGTGGCATCGTCTAAATTTACACCGTGGAATCATGTGGTCAAAAATTTAGAACAACTTCAAGCAGAGAGCGCAAACCGATTGGCAAACAGCGAATTGTTTACTGCAATGGATAGCTATCATCAATATACACAAGAGTATAAAAAAGATACCAACAAACCTCTTTTACTAACCGCTTTCAGAGCTGAAAAAGCAGCGAGAAAGGCAGAAACAGAAACCTATCAGGATCGACCAGATGTGGAAAATTTTGATGTGGCCTGTTTGGAGGTTGACCAATTGGAAACTGAGGCAGATTTTTTACTTCAAAAAAAGACGAAAGATTTCCACAAACAACTGAAAAAAGATTTTTACCTCTACGAAACTTTGCAGATTATCAACAGTGTGCAAACAGATTTGGGAGCGATGAATGATGAATAA
- the galK gene encoding galactokinase produces the protein MQDQTYSLQANITKNFQQVFKNQVQFYIKAPGRINLIGEHTDYNMGFVLPAAIDKHILFGFATNGTEDMCRLKALDMNGSYEYSLKDIQKTEHSWVNYLLGVVQQVQKRNIEVRGFDCIFAGNIPIGSGLSSSAALECGFARGLCELAGVTLEKWEIARIGNQTENQFLGIQSGILDQFSSTFGAKNKVMLMDCRSQTFEYVPLDLGEYCLVLINSNVKHEHTTSGYNDRPTECKQAVRLLQNDFPNIESLRDVTSAMLEQSASRLSPTLLNRCKFILAENERVHQFCGHLKAGKVLPLGELLRQSHHGLQHLYEVSCAELNMLVDFTRDIPEVLGARMMGGGFGGCTLNLMEKKESEQITSEIMEAYRMKTGIKAEAYFVGIEDGVHLV, from the coding sequence ATGCAAGATCAAACGTACTCACTTCAAGCAAATATTACAAAGAACTTTCAACAAGTATTTAAAAATCAAGTTCAATTTTACATCAAAGCACCAGGACGAATCAACCTCATTGGTGAACATACTGACTACAATATGGGCTTTGTGCTACCTGCTGCCATAGACAAACACATCCTATTTGGTTTTGCTACAAATGGAACAGAGGATATGTGTCGGCTCAAAGCCTTAGACATGAATGGGAGTTACGAGTATTCATTGAAGGACATCCAAAAAACAGAACATTCTTGGGTCAATTACCTATTGGGTGTCGTCCAACAAGTTCAAAAACGAAACATTGAAGTAAGAGGTTTCGATTGTATTTTTGCAGGAAATATTCCCATTGGATCGGGCTTGAGTTCTTCTGCTGCATTGGAGTGTGGATTTGCGAGAGGCTTGTGTGAATTGGCGGGTGTGACCTTGGAAAAGTGGGAAATCGCACGCATCGGCAACCAAACCGAAAACCAGTTTTTGGGCATACAGAGTGGTATTCTCGACCAATTTTCTTCTACTTTTGGCGCAAAAAATAAGGTAATGTTAATGGATTGTCGTTCACAAACCTTTGAATACGTGCCACTTGATTTAGGAGAATACTGTTTGGTGCTTATCAACTCCAATGTGAAACACGAACACACAACTTCGGGCTACAACGATAGACCTACGGAATGTAAACAAGCCGTCCGATTGCTGCAAAATGATTTTCCCAACATCGAAAGCCTACGAGATGTAACCTCTGCAATGTTAGAACAATCTGCTTCAAGATTATCTCCCACCTTGTTAAATCGTTGCAAATTCATCCTTGCAGAAAATGAAAGAGTACATCAATTTTGTGGACATTTGAAAGCAGGAAAAGTATTGCCTTTGGGAGAGTTGTTGCGTCAATCGCATCACGGATTGCAGCATTTGTACGAGGTAAGTTGTGCAGAATTGAACATGTTGGTGGATTTCACCCGTGACATTCCCGAAGTATTGGGCGCAAGAATGATGGGAGGCGGTTTTGGTGGCTGTACTTTGAATTTGATGGAAAAGAAAGAAAGTGAGCAGATTACTTCCGAAATCATGGAAGCTTATCGAATGAAAACAGGAATCAAAGCCGAGGCATATTTTGTAGGGATTGAAGATGGGGTACATTTAGTTTAA
- a CDS encoding AAA family ATPase, producing the protein MIKIPFGVSDFEQMITQGYYYVDRTQYLERLEAMGKKYLFFLRPRRFGKSLFISVLQYYYGLEYKKKFDLLFGKQYIGQNPTPLANSYLILRLNFSAIDTDSNEKAYQDFFVRIKQGVRGLLMLHKEIFKVDTNDFFKDLTTSQAIMNKLYEVMLSEQVTQKIYLLIDEYDHFTNEIMAFHFEEFKEIVGKNGWVRKFYESLKIGTDAGWIDRMFVTGVTPITLDSLTSGFNNASDISMRLGFEEMMGFTQKEVEGILLGIGISEDELGEISADLKSWYDGYTFNKKAKEGMYNSAMVLYFADAYLERMEYPDQLLDTNIASDYGKIRSMFRIAHKERENIEVLREVLSKDELKATLTQKYNFNQPWDRDKFISLLYYLGFLTIKGGDFEGTIFTIPNYVIKHLYFQYFTQVTLEDTELDVYDLRIRDKVMELAKYNNIKPIMELTESVLTQLSAHHDRAYFNEGHIKTIFVSWFHSAGLYHIFSELEVKKSKTEKGRIDLLLARRQPFGKSIPYQFIFELKYLKQAQAGQLEATKKEAIKQLKDYLKAEKIKDMEDLKAYVIVFVVNKRIVIELN; encoded by the coding sequence ATGATAAAAATTCCCTTTGGAGTCAGTGATTTTGAGCAAATGATTACGCAAGGTTATTATTATGTGGACCGTACTCAATACTTGGAAAGATTGGAGGCGATGGGGAAGAAATACCTGTTTTTTCTGCGCCCTCGCCGATTTGGGAAAAGTCTCTTTATTTCTGTGCTTCAATATTACTACGGATTAGAATACAAAAAAAAATTTGACCTACTTTTTGGCAAACAATACATTGGTCAAAACCCGACTCCGCTCGCCAACAGTTATTTGATTCTAAGACTCAATTTTTCGGCAATTGATACGGATTCTAATGAAAAGGCGTATCAGGATTTCTTTGTCAGAATAAAGCAAGGAGTTCGAGGTCTATTGATGTTACACAAGGAAATTTTCAAGGTAGATACAAATGATTTTTTTAAGGATTTGACTACTTCTCAAGCCATTATGAACAAGCTTTATGAGGTCATGTTGAGTGAACAGGTTACTCAAAAAATCTACTTATTGATAGACGAATACGATCACTTCACCAACGAAATCATGGCTTTTCATTTTGAAGAATTTAAGGAGATTGTGGGTAAAAATGGCTGGGTGCGAAAGTTTTATGAAAGCCTAAAGATTGGAACAGATGCAGGATGGATTGACCGAATGTTTGTCACTGGGGTTACACCGATTACACTCGACAGCTTGACGAGTGGCTTCAACAATGCTTCCGATATCAGTATGCGTTTGGGCTTTGAAGAAATGATGGGTTTTACCCAAAAAGAAGTGGAAGGTATTCTGTTGGGGATTGGTATTTCGGAAGATGAATTGGGCGAAATTTCGGCGGATTTGAAGAGTTGGTACGATGGTTATACCTTCAATAAAAAGGCTAAAGAGGGGATGTACAATTCTGCCATGGTGCTGTACTTTGCAGATGCTTATTTGGAACGCATGGAATATCCCGATCAACTATTAGATACCAATATTGCTTCGGATTATGGCAAAATTCGCTCGATGTTTCGCATTGCTCATAAAGAACGGGAAAATATTGAAGTCTTGCGAGAGGTCTTGAGTAAGGACGAATTGAAGGCAACTTTGACCCAAAAGTACAACTTCAATCAGCCGTGGGATAGGGATAAGTTTATCAGCCTTTTGTATTATTTGGGATTTTTGACCATCAAAGGAGGAGATTTTGAAGGAACGATTTTCACGATTCCCAACTATGTTATCAAACATTTGTACTTTCAGTATTTTACGCAAGTCACTTTGGAAGATACCGAATTGGATGTCTATGACCTTCGCATTAGGGACAAAGTAATGGAGTTGGCTAAATACAATAATATCAAGCCGATAATGGAATTGACCGAATCTGTTTTGACCCAACTTTCGGCACATCACGACCGAGCTTACTTCAATGAAGGGCATATCAAAACCATTTTTGTATCGTGGTTTCATTCCGCAGGTTTGTACCACATTTTCAGCGAATTGGAGGTGAAAAAGAGCAAAACCGAAAAGGGGAGAATAGACCTTTTGTTGGCTCGCCGACAGCCTTTTGGGAAGTCCATACCCTACCAATTTATTTTTGAATTGAAGTATTTGAAGCAAGCGCAAGCGGGGCAATTGGAGGCTACTAAAAAGGAGGCAATCAAACAATTGAAGGACTATTTGAAGGCAGAAAAAATCAAGGATATGGAAGATTTGAAAGCTTATGTGATTGTTTTTGTGGTCAATAAGAGGATTGTCATTGAATTAAACTAA